One Streptomyces sp. NBC_01217 genomic region harbors:
- the gltX gene encoding glutamate--tRNA ligase, whose product MVNASVRVRFCPSPTGNPHVGLVRTALFNWAFARHHGGTLVFRIEDTDAARDSEESYNQLLESMRWLGFDWDEGPEVGGPHAPYRQSQRMDIYKDVADRLLSGGYAYHCYCTTEELDTRRDAARAAGKPSGYDGHCRDLTAEQIAAYEAEGRTSIVRFRMPDEAITFTDLVRGELTFQPENVPDYGIVRANGAPLYTLVNPVDDALMEITHVLRGEDLLSSTPRQIALYKALIELGIAKGTPAFGHLPYVMGEGNKKLSKRDPQASLNLYRERGFLPEGLLNYLSLLGWSIAEDRDIFSTEEMVAAFDIKDVNANPARFDLKKCEHINAEHLRMLDVKTFTEACGPWLKAPFATWAPVAFDAEAFAAIAPHAQTRVTVLSDITANVDFLFLDEPATDEASWAKAMKEGSDALLVTARAKLAAAEWNADALKNAILTAGEEHGLKLGKAQAPVRVAVTGRTIGLPLFESLEILGREKTIARIDAALARLAAA is encoded by the coding sequence GTGGTTAACGCATCTGTCCGCGTACGTTTCTGTCCCTCCCCGACCGGCAACCCCCACGTGGGCCTGGTCCGCACCGCCCTCTTCAACTGGGCCTTCGCCCGGCACCACGGCGGCACCCTGGTCTTCCGCATCGAGGACACCGACGCCGCCCGCGACTCCGAGGAGTCCTACAACCAGCTCCTGGAGTCGATGCGCTGGCTCGGCTTCGACTGGGACGAGGGCCCCGAGGTCGGCGGCCCGCACGCCCCGTACCGGCAGTCGCAGCGCATGGACATCTACAAGGATGTCGCCGACAGGCTCCTCTCCGGCGGGTACGCGTACCACTGCTACTGCACCACCGAGGAGCTCGACACCCGCCGCGACGCCGCCCGCGCCGCCGGCAAGCCGTCCGGCTACGACGGCCACTGCCGCGACCTCACCGCCGAGCAGATCGCCGCGTACGAGGCCGAGGGCCGCACCTCCATCGTCCGCTTCCGGATGCCCGACGAGGCGATCACCTTCACCGACCTGGTCCGCGGCGAGCTGACCTTCCAGCCGGAGAACGTGCCGGACTACGGCATCGTCCGCGCCAACGGAGCCCCGCTCTACACGCTGGTCAACCCGGTCGACGACGCGCTGATGGAGATCACCCACGTCCTGCGCGGCGAGGACCTGCTCTCCTCCACCCCGCGTCAGATCGCCCTCTACAAGGCGCTCATCGAGCTGGGCATCGCCAAGGGGACCCCCGCCTTCGGCCACCTCCCGTACGTCATGGGCGAGGGCAACAAGAAGCTCTCCAAGCGCGACCCGCAGGCCTCGCTCAATCTCTACCGAGAGCGCGGCTTCCTGCCCGAGGGGCTGCTCAACTACCTCTCCCTGCTGGGCTGGTCCATCGCCGAGGACCGCGACATCTTCTCCACCGAGGAGATGGTGGCCGCGTTCGACATCAAGGACGTCAACGCCAACCCGGCGCGCTTCGACCTGAAGAAGTGCGAGCACATCAACGCCGAGCACCTGCGCATGCTCGACGTGAAGACGTTCACCGAGGCGTGCGGCCCCTGGCTGAAGGCGCCGTTCGCCACGTGGGCCCCGGTGGCCTTCGACGCCGAGGCCTTCGCGGCGATCGCCCCGCACGCCCAGACCCGTGTCACGGTGCTCTCGGACATCACGGCCAACGTCGACTTCCTCTTCCTCGACGAGCCGGCGACGGACGAGGCGTCCTGGGCCAAGGCGATGAAGGAGGGCTCCGACGCCCTGCTGGTCACGGCCCGCGCCAAGCTGGCCGCTGCCGAGTGGAACGCGGACGCCCTGAAGAACGCCATCCTCACCGCGGGCGAGGAGCACGGCCTGAAGCTCGGCAAGGCCCAGGCCCCGGTCCGCGTCGCGGTCACCGGCCGCACGATCGGTCTGCCGCTCTTCGAGTCCCTGGAGATCCTGGGCCGCGAGAAGACGATCGCCCGCATCGACGCGGCACTGGCCAGGCTGGCCGCCGCGTAA
- a CDS encoding fumarylacetoacetate hydrolase family protein: MRIARFSIDGNVAFGAVEGEGPDGLVLDIIKGIPYAEFELSGTKVPLSKVRLLPPVLPNKVVAIGRNYAEHAAELGNEVPDVPVAFFKPTTSVIGSGDAIEYPSFSNELHHEAELAVVIGRMCREVPRERVKDVIFGYTCANDVTARDAQKREKQWARAKGFDTSCPLGPWVETDLDPSDLTIQATVNGEQRQLGRTSDMVRSIEDLVVHITEAMTLLPGDVILTGTPAGVGPLHVGDEVAVTIEGIGTLTNKVIKRG; encoded by the coding sequence GTGCGCATCGCCAGGTTCTCCATCGACGGCAATGTCGCCTTCGGCGCCGTAGAGGGCGAGGGGCCCGACGGTCTCGTCCTCGACATCATCAAGGGCATTCCGTACGCCGAGTTCGAGCTCTCCGGCACCAAGGTCCCGCTGAGCAAGGTCCGCCTCCTGCCGCCCGTGCTCCCGAACAAGGTCGTGGCCATCGGCCGCAACTACGCGGAGCACGCCGCGGAACTCGGCAACGAGGTGCCGGACGTCCCCGTCGCCTTCTTCAAGCCCACCACCTCGGTGATCGGCTCCGGCGACGCCATCGAGTACCCCTCCTTCTCCAATGAGCTGCACCACGAGGCCGAACTGGCCGTGGTCATCGGCCGCATGTGCCGCGAAGTGCCGCGTGAGCGTGTGAAGGACGTCATCTTCGGCTACACCTGCGCCAATGACGTCACCGCCCGCGATGCCCAGAAGCGCGAGAAGCAGTGGGCCCGGGCGAAGGGCTTCGACACGTCCTGCCCGCTCGGCCCCTGGGTGGAGACCGACCTCGACCCCAGCGATCTGACCATTCAGGCAACGGTCAACGGCGAGCAACGCCAGCTGGGCCGTACGAGCGACATGGTCCGCTCGATCGAGGATCTGGTCGTCCACATCACGGAAGCCATGACGCTGCTCCCGGGCGATGTGATCCTCACCGGCACCCCCGCAGGGGTCGGACCCCTCCATGTCGGCGACGAGGTCGCCGTCACCATCGAAGGCATCGGCACTCTCACCAACAAGGTGATCAAGCGTGGTTAA